One part of the Burkholderia latens genome encodes these proteins:
- a CDS encoding efflux RND transporter periplasmic adaptor subunit yields MRRSVFLAAGTLIVLSGALFLWRTERVSAADRPASPPSPLPVETIVVKPQADAPTLEAVGSLEAVRQVTIAPEVAGRVVDIRFVAGSRVSAGQTLVQLYDAPEQAKLAGLQAKADYTRRQFDRAAQLVPNGAEPKATFDARRYELDAARADIRETQAVITQKLIRAPFAGVIGLRRVNVGQYLNPGDPIATLTDLGVLYANFTVPQKELSRVSLGQAVRVTTDAYPGRTFEGHVTAIEPQVGDETRNITVQATVVNAGQLLRPGMYIDAHLALPGRDAVISVPDTAVQTSQAGDTVVVVEQRDGRGVGVARVRQVRAGGRERGRIVIEDGLRAGDVVVTTGQLRVAPGAKVQALADAGTQQETVR; encoded by the coding sequence GTGAGACGCTCTGTGTTCCTTGCCGCAGGCACGTTGATCGTCCTGTCCGGCGCATTGTTCCTTTGGCGCACGGAACGTGTATCGGCCGCCGATCGGCCGGCGTCGCCACCGTCGCCGTTGCCGGTCGAAACCATCGTCGTGAAGCCGCAGGCCGATGCGCCGACGCTCGAGGCGGTCGGCTCGCTCGAAGCGGTACGGCAGGTGACCATCGCGCCGGAGGTCGCCGGTCGCGTCGTCGACATCCGGTTCGTCGCGGGCTCGCGCGTGAGCGCCGGACAAACGCTCGTGCAACTGTACGACGCACCCGAACAGGCGAAGCTCGCCGGCTTGCAGGCGAAGGCCGACTATACGCGCCGGCAGTTCGACCGTGCCGCGCAGCTCGTGCCGAACGGCGCCGAGCCGAAGGCGACATTCGACGCACGCCGCTATGAACTCGACGCCGCGCGCGCCGATATCCGCGAGACCCAGGCGGTCATTACGCAAAAGCTGATCCGCGCGCCGTTTGCCGGCGTGATCGGCTTGCGCCGCGTGAACGTCGGCCAGTACCTGAACCCGGGCGACCCGATCGCGACGCTGACCGATCTCGGTGTGTTGTACGCGAACTTCACGGTGCCGCAGAAGGAGTTGAGCCGCGTGTCGCTCGGCCAGGCGGTGCGCGTGACGACGGATGCGTATCCGGGGCGGACCTTCGAAGGCCACGTAACGGCGATCGAGCCGCAGGTCGGCGACGAGACCCGCAACATCACCGTGCAGGCCACGGTGGTCAATGCCGGCCAGTTGCTGCGCCCCGGCATGTATATCGACGCGCATCTGGCGCTGCCTGGCCGCGACGCGGTGATCAGCGTGCCGGATACCGCCGTGCAGACCTCCCAGGCGGGCGATACCGTGGTGGTGGTCGAGCAGCGCGATGGGCGCGGCGTCGGCGTTGCCCGCGTGCGCCAGGTGCGTGCCGGCGGGCGCGAGCGTGGCCGCATCGTCATCGAAGACGGGCTGCGCGCCGGCGACGTGGTCGTGACGACCGGGCAGTTGCGCGTCGCACCGGGCGCGAAGGTGCAGGCGCTGGCCGATGCCGGCACACAACAGGAGACGGTGCGATGA
- a CDS encoding DoxX family protein: MKAAVALALRLVLGAFWSWAGLTKIVGHFDAGPFLTAAVSRSEAAPEAVRLALTSAIVHVALPHVVAVNLIVPWLELAAGLSILLGIAITWGVAGAAAMSALFLMCGAVSTNPLLLFGAVLLAMSHRYARACTLHAPRAPATNI; the protein is encoded by the coding sequence ATGAAGGCCGCCGTCGCGCTCGCGCTGCGGCTCGTGCTCGGCGCGTTCTGGAGCTGGGCGGGCTTGACGAAGATCGTCGGGCACTTCGATGCGGGCCCCTTTCTGACGGCTGCCGTCTCGCGATCCGAGGCGGCGCCCGAAGCGGTGCGGCTCGCGCTGACCAGCGCGATCGTGCACGTCGCGCTTCCGCACGTCGTCGCGGTGAACCTGATCGTGCCCTGGCTCGAACTGGCGGCAGGGCTGTCGATCCTGCTCGGCATCGCGATCACGTGGGGCGTTGCCGGCGCCGCTGCGATGTCGGCGCTGTTCCTCATGTGCGGGGCGGTCAGCACCAATCCGTTGCTGCTGTTCGGCGCCGTCCTGTTGGCCATGTCACACCGGTATGCGCGCGCATGCACCCTTCATGCGCCGCGAGCGCCTGCCACGAACATCTGA
- a CDS encoding multidrug effflux MFS transporter — protein MSNSNRYENFLVFLAPLINSVGGIAIDLYAPSIPAIGRELDVLPSMMQNTITITLVFYAIGQLGFGILADWWGRRPSILFGLVLFIAGSALAVVAPSFEVLMAGRAIQGFAIGSCQVVARAVLVDRLKGDRFRVAIVYLSLAFGLGPVIAPYVGGHVQEWAGWRWNFVVYCGYGLVVLSFAFAGLRETLRPELRRTPRQTIAGYREILSDPHFQSAVAMLGMSFSAFLMWNVIGPYIVQIRLGHSAAYFGSTALGVGLCYLGGTTLNRSLIRRYSGEQLMRGGIATFALGVACVASSGVELSLATALGGIMLIAFAQGFIFSNAMARSMALFPGRAGAAASLQGCLMLALGSIVSGVVSALPMETNATIAIMFACLLGVTMIGFRHLHRRHPQVAR, from the coding sequence ATGTCCAACTCAAACAGATATGAAAACTTCCTCGTGTTCCTCGCGCCGCTGATCAATAGCGTCGGCGGGATCGCGATCGATCTCTATGCGCCGAGCATCCCGGCCATCGGTCGTGAACTCGACGTCCTGCCGAGCATGATGCAGAACACGATCACGATCACGCTCGTGTTCTATGCGATCGGCCAGCTCGGGTTCGGCATACTGGCCGATTGGTGGGGCAGACGCCCGTCGATACTCTTCGGCCTCGTGCTGTTCATCGCCGGCAGTGCGCTGGCCGTCGTCGCGCCTTCGTTCGAGGTGCTGATGGCGGGACGCGCGATTCAGGGCTTCGCAATCGGCTCATGCCAGGTCGTCGCGCGCGCCGTGCTGGTCGACCGGCTGAAGGGCGACCGCTTCCGCGTCGCGATCGTCTACCTCAGCCTGGCGTTCGGGTTGGGCCCGGTGATCGCGCCGTATGTGGGCGGACACGTGCAGGAGTGGGCCGGCTGGCGCTGGAACTTCGTCGTGTATTGCGGCTACGGGCTCGTCGTGCTGTCGTTTGCGTTCGCGGGATTGCGCGAGACGCTGCGGCCGGAATTGCGGCGCACGCCGCGGCAAACCATTGCGGGCTATCGCGAGATCCTGTCTGATCCGCACTTCCAGTCGGCTGTCGCGATGCTCGGGATGAGCTTCTCGGCGTTCCTGATGTGGAACGTGATCGGGCCGTACATCGTGCAGATCCGCCTCGGGCATTCCGCGGCCTACTTCGGCTCGACTGCGCTCGGCGTCGGCTTGTGCTACCTCGGCGGCACGACGCTGAACCGGAGCCTGATCCGCCGCTACAGCGGCGAGCAGCTCATGCGCGGCGGCATCGCGACCTTTGCGCTCGGGGTGGCCTGCGTGGCGTCGAGCGGCGTCGAGCTGAGCCTGGCGACCGCCCTCGGCGGAATCATGCTGATCGCGTTTGCGCAGGGCTTCATCTTCTCCAACGCGATGGCGCGCTCGATGGCCCTGTTCCCGGGCCGCGCCGGCGCTGCAGCCAGTCTGCAAGGGTGCCTGATGCTGGCGCTCGGTTCTATCGTATCGGGGGTCGTCAGCGCGTTGCCCATGGAGACGAACGCGACGATTGCCATCATGTTCGCGTGTCTGCTGGGCGTGACCATGATCGGCTTCCGGCACCTGCATCGCCGGCATCCGCAGGTGGCGCGATGA
- a CDS encoding thermostable hemolysin, whose translation MQIVRTFHPGQDAYREIQLAVSQHYYQAHGARPEPRPDQFWCLTDRKRTLPGYACLGLSWGDSARLFSEHYLDESLTSLYGLSRAELIELGQFSSFGPKGAGRYLMASVFRTLAQHHYRYVLMTATERVRYIVQSLQIAYDDLGRACASRVRDRHVDWGTYYDNSPRVIMVRIDDMARRNDLPMWSPLGDPPSARMSPRQVECTANGH comes from the coding sequence GTGCAGATCGTACGGACTTTTCACCCGGGCCAGGACGCCTATCGCGAGATTCAGCTCGCGGTCTCGCAGCACTACTATCAGGCGCACGGCGCGCGTCCGGAGCCTCGCCCGGACCAGTTCTGGTGTCTCACCGACCGCAAGAGAACCTTGCCCGGATACGCGTGCCTGGGGCTCAGCTGGGGCGATAGCGCGCGGCTGTTCTCGGAGCACTACCTCGACGAATCGCTGACGAGCCTGTATGGGCTGTCGCGTGCGGAGCTGATCGAGCTCGGGCAGTTCTCGTCGTTCGGCCCGAAGGGCGCGGGGCGCTACCTGATGGCGAGCGTGTTCCGCACACTGGCCCAGCACCACTACCGATACGTGCTGATGACCGCGACGGAGCGGGTGCGTTACATCGTGCAGTCGTTGCAAATCGCCTATGACGACCTCGGCCGCGCGTGTGCGAGCCGGGTGCGTGACCGGCATGTCGACTGGGGCACTTACTACGACAACTCGCCGCGCGTCATCATGGTGAGGATCGACGACATGGCCAGACGCAACGATTTGCCGATGTGGAGCCCGCTCGGCGATCCGCCCTCGGCCCGAATGTCGCCGAGGCAGGTCGAATGCACCGCCAACGGTCACTGA